In Balaenoptera acutorostrata chromosome 19, mBalAcu1.1, whole genome shotgun sequence, the following proteins share a genomic window:
- the HAUS5 gene encoding HAUS augmin-like complex subunit 5 isoform X5 — MELSQQARELGCWAAEEMEAPVAARAPESTLRRLCLGQGADIWAYVLRHVHSQRNVKKIRGNLLWYGHQDSPEARRKLKLEAAVAHLRAEILELDQSLELLERETEAQDMAMEQGLQSMQDTQRRALLLRAQAGAMRRQQRGLQGPMQQLQNQLKHLQDIERKAKVDINFGPLTSAALSLEPVVLGDVRTACSLRTQFLQKLLMPRAKGGSIPTPRDDLFGTSYQQWLSSVETLLTNHPPGHVLAALEHLAAEREAEIQSLCSVDELQDTEIASSAPILSSQAPDQPNSSQALPSMVHLIQEGWQSVAALVTQRGPLLEDHQILTRHLQGLMEDMERCTVGSSERQALVLGIRSSALWAELKALRAMSQELEEASGQRQLLLQELQAKQQRILHWRQLVEETQEQVRLLIKGNSASKTSLCRSPGEVLALVQQKVVPTSEMVAPQSQELLRCLEEEAQHLPHLLLGTLLRHSPEGLQPLPTVLPSIHQLHPASPRGSSLIVLSHTLGLPAGKAPELLLPKAASLRQDLLFLQDQRSLRCWYLLHMKTSLPPGPSTQELLQIRASQEKEQKENLGRALKRLESLLKRALKRIPELQGVVGDWWEQPGQAALSGELCQGLSLPQWQLRWIQAQGALQQLCR, encoded by the exons ATGGAGTTATCGCAGCAAGCGCGGGAACTGGGCTGCTGGGCGGCGGAAGAGATGGAGGCGCCCGTGGCCGCCCGGGCCCCGGAGTCGACGCTGCGCAG GCTGTGTCTGGGCCAGGGGGCCGATATCTGGGCCTACGTCTTGCGGCATGTGCACAGCCAGAG GAATGTCAAGAAGATCCGAGGAAACCTGCTCTG GTATGGCCACCAGGACAGTCCCGAG GCCCGTCGGAAGCTGAAGCTGGAAGCCGCTGTTGCCCACCTGCGGGCAGAGATCCTGGAGTTAGACCAGAGCCTGGAGCTGCTGGAGcgagagactgaggctcagg acatggccatggagcaggGCCTACAGAGCATGCAAGACACCCAGCGTCGTGCTCTCCTCCTCCGGGCCCAAGCTGGGGCCATGCGAAGACAGCAGCGTGGGCTCCAAGGTCCCATGCAGCAGCTGCAGAATCAGCTCAAGCATTTGCAGGACATAGAGAG GAAGGCCAAAGTGGATATAAACTTTGGACCCTTGACATCAGCAGCCCTGagcctggagcctgtggtccTG GGCGATGTCCGAACGGCCTGCAGCCTCCGGACCCAGTTCCTGCAGAAGCTCCTGATGCCTCGGGCCAAGGGAGGCAGCATTCC AACCCCTCGAGATGATCTCTTTGGAACTTCCTACCAGCAGTGGCTTAGCTCAGTGGAG ACACTGCTGACAAACCACCCTCCGGGCCATGTCCTGGCTGCCTTGGAGCATCTGGCTGCAGAGCGGGAGGCAGAGATCCAGTCCCTGTGCAGTGTGGATGAGCTCCAAGATACAGAGATAGCCAG CTCGGCCCCTAttctcagctcccaggccccagaCCAGCCCAACTCCAGCCAGGCCCTGCCGTCCATGGTGCATCTCATCCAG GAGGGCTGGCAGTCTGTGGCTGCACTGGTCACCCAGCGGGGCCCCCTCCTGGAGGACCATCAAATCCTGACCCGGCATCTCCAGGGCCTGATGGAGGACATGGAGAGATGTACCGTGGGATCCAGCGAGAG GCAGGCATTGGTGCTGGGGATCCGGAGCTCTGCCCTGTGGGCAGAACTCAAGGCCCTGCGTGCCATGAGCCAGGAGCTAGAGGAGGCTTCTGGGCAGCGGCAGCTTCTGCTCCAGGAGCTACAGGCCAAACAGCAGCGGATCCTGCACTGGCGCCAACTGGTG GAGGAGACGCAGGAACAGGTCCGCCTGCTCATCAAGGGCAACTCAGCCAGCAAGACGAGCCTGTGCCGGAGCCCTGGGGAG GTGCTAGCTTTGGTTCAGCAAAAAGTGGTCCCCACATCTGAGATGGTAGCACCACAGAGCCAGGAGCTGCTTCGGTGTCTAGAGGAGGAAGCCCAGCATCTGCCCCATCTTCTGCTGGGCACCCTGCTGCGGCACAGCCCTGAAGG GTTGCAGCCCCTCCCTACGGTCCTGCCATCCATCCACCAGCTGCATCCTGCATCCCCAAGAGGCTCCAGCCTCATAGTGTTGAGCCACACACTGGGGCTGCCCGCAGGGAAG gCTCCGGAGCTGCTCCTCCCGAAGGCTGCCTCTCTTCGCCAGGACCTTCTGTTCCTCCAGGACCAGCGAAGTCTCCGATGCTGGTATCTGCTCCACATGAAGACCAGCCTGCCGCCAGGACCATCCACCCAGG AGCTGCTGCAGATCCGGGCATCCCAGGAAAAGGAGCAGAAAGAGAACCTGGGGCGGGCTCTGAAGCGCCTGGAGAGCCTGCTGAAACGAGCACTGAAGCGAATCCCCGAGCTGCAGGGAGTTGTGGGGGACTG GTGGGAGCAGCCGGGGCAAGCCGCCCTCTCCGGGGAGCTCTGCCAAGGCCTGTCCCTGCCCCAGTGGCAGCTACGCTGGATCCAGGCCCAAGGCGCCCTGCAGCAGCTGTGCAGATGA
- the HAUS5 gene encoding HAUS augmin-like complex subunit 5 isoform X7 codes for MDPPSPKRLCLGQGADIWAYVLRHVHSQRNVKKIRGNLLWYGHQDSPEARRKLKLEAAVAHLRAEILELDQSLELLERETEAQGDPWGWIDGQQIEVKESTDGRPCSSHRHGHGAGPTEHARHPASCSPPPGPSWGHAKTAAWAPRSHAAAAESAQAFAGHREEPQPQLHSSPQEGQSGYKLWTLDISSPEPGACGPGRCPNGLQPPDPVPAEAPDASGQGRQHSTLLTNHPPGHVLAALEHLAAEREAEIQSLCSVDELQDTEIASSAPILSSQAPDQPNSSQALPSMVHLIQEGWQSVAALVTQRGPLLEDHQILTRHLQGLMEDMERCTVGSSERQALVLGIRSSALWAELKALRAMSQELEEASGQRQLLLQELQAKQQRILHWRQLVEETQEQVRLLIKGNSASKTSLCRSPGEVLALVQQKVVPTSEMVAPQSQELLRCLEEEAQHLPHLLLGTLLRHSPEGLQPLPTVLPSIHQLHPASPRGSSLIVLSHTLGLPAGKAPELLLPKAASLRQDLLFLQDQRSLRCWYLLHMKTSLPPGPSTQELLQIRASQEKEQKENLGRALKRLESLLKRALKRIPELQGVVGDWWEQPGQAALSGELCQGLSLPQWQLRWIQAQGALQQLCR; via the exons Atggaccctccctcccccaagag GCTGTGTCTGGGCCAGGGGGCCGATATCTGGGCCTACGTCTTGCGGCATGTGCACAGCCAGAG GAATGTCAAGAAGATCCGAGGAAACCTGCTCTG GTATGGCCACCAGGACAGTCCCGAG GCCCGTCGGAAGCTGAAGCTGGAAGCCGCTGTTGCCCACCTGCGGGCAGAGATCCTGGAGTTAGACCAGAGCCTGGAGCTGCTGGAGcgagagactgaggctcagggtgaCCCATGGGGCTGGATAGATGGGCAGCAGATCGAGGTTAAGGAAAGTACTGATGGCCGCCCCTGTTCCTCTCACAgacatggccatggagcaggGCCTACAGAGCATGCAAGACACCCAGCGTCGTGCTCTCCTCCTCCGGGCCCAAGCTGGGGCCATGCGAAGACAGCAGCGTGGGCTCCAAGGTCCCATGCAGCAGCTGCAGAATCAGCTCAAGCATTTGCAGGACATAGAGAG gAACCTCAGCCCCAACTGCACTCCTCTCCCCAGGAAGGCCAAAGTGGATATAAACTTTGGACCCTTGACATCAGCAGCCCTGagcctggagcctgtggtccTG GGCGATGTCCGAACGGCCTGCAGCCTCCGGACCCAGTTCCTGCAGAAGCTCCTGATGCCTCGGGCCAAGGGAGGCAGCATTCC ACACTGCTGACAAACCACCCTCCGGGCCATGTCCTGGCTGCCTTGGAGCATCTGGCTGCAGAGCGGGAGGCAGAGATCCAGTCCCTGTGCAGTGTGGATGAGCTCCAAGATACAGAGATAGCCAG CTCGGCCCCTAttctcagctcccaggccccagaCCAGCCCAACTCCAGCCAGGCCCTGCCGTCCATGGTGCATCTCATCCAG GAGGGCTGGCAGTCTGTGGCTGCACTGGTCACCCAGCGGGGCCCCCTCCTGGAGGACCATCAAATCCTGACCCGGCATCTCCAGGGCCTGATGGAGGACATGGAGAGATGTACCGTGGGATCCAGCGAGAG GCAGGCATTGGTGCTGGGGATCCGGAGCTCTGCCCTGTGGGCAGAACTCAAGGCCCTGCGTGCCATGAGCCAGGAGCTAGAGGAGGCTTCTGGGCAGCGGCAGCTTCTGCTCCAGGAGCTACAGGCCAAACAGCAGCGGATCCTGCACTGGCGCCAACTGGTG GAGGAGACGCAGGAACAGGTCCGCCTGCTCATCAAGGGCAACTCAGCCAGCAAGACGAGCCTGTGCCGGAGCCCTGGGGAG GTGCTAGCTTTGGTTCAGCAAAAAGTGGTCCCCACATCTGAGATGGTAGCACCACAGAGCCAGGAGCTGCTTCGGTGTCTAGAGGAGGAAGCCCAGCATCTGCCCCATCTTCTGCTGGGCACCCTGCTGCGGCACAGCCCTGAAGG GTTGCAGCCCCTCCCTACGGTCCTGCCATCCATCCACCAGCTGCATCCTGCATCCCCAAGAGGCTCCAGCCTCATAGTGTTGAGCCACACACTGGGGCTGCCCGCAGGGAAG gCTCCGGAGCTGCTCCTCCCGAAGGCTGCCTCTCTTCGCCAGGACCTTCTGTTCCTCCAGGACCAGCGAAGTCTCCGATGCTGGTATCTGCTCCACATGAAGACCAGCCTGCCGCCAGGACCATCCACCCAGG AGCTGCTGCAGATCCGGGCATCCCAGGAAAAGGAGCAGAAAGAGAACCTGGGGCGGGCTCTGAAGCGCCTGGAGAGCCTGCTGAAACGAGCACTGAAGCGAATCCCCGAGCTGCAGGGAGTTGTGGGGGACTG GTGGGAGCAGCCGGGGCAAGCCGCCCTCTCCGGGGAGCTCTGCCAAGGCCTGTCCCTGCCCCAGTGGCAGCTACGCTGGATCCAGGCCCAAGGCGCCCTGCAGCAGCTGTGCAGATGA